A window of Phragmites australis chromosome 2, lpPhrAust1.1, whole genome shotgun sequence genomic DNA:
CAGCCTTTCGTTAGTTGAAAATGCCAATGCTCACTATGGGAGGTCATGGAAGTAGTTAGGATCTTGAAATATGTGTGTTAGGCATTCCTGAACTGAAAAAATTCAGATTTCCAGTACTTAATTAAGCTCGTCCATTAGCAATATGTCTTGGTTGTTTATTAATAGTTTACATGTCAATTCAGAAGTTTTTTCAATGGTAGCCATTACAGATGTGTTGGAGAAGTAATGTTTTTTATTAGGAAAGGGAGCATGCACCAATTTTGATCGGCCTTTCATTAGATAGAAATACCAATGTTTACTGTGTGCACACAATTATGCAACAGGTGAATGAAATTAGCCGATAAGAACCCGATTCTTTTAACCTATGATGTTTGTGTCAGGTATTCCTGACCTGAACAATTCATATTCCTATACTAAATTAAGCTAGTTTATTAGCAGTGTCTCTTGTGGTATGAATTGATTCCTAGTTGGTTACCTCTCTGACATGAATTCTGGTGTGTTGAGAGCATGGCCTGAAGGTTAGCAGTCAACTGTCCTGCAAAGTACTAGGGCCTCTAATAGACATTGTTCCTGAAATCAGAGTTAGCTTCTGAGAGACAATTTGTTAATCGCCCAATAAACTTTTCTTTTGAAGGGAAAGAGTACAATGAATGACCCAGAGGCCAATGCTCCTCCCAAGAATGAAACAGAGGAACAGCTAAGGCAGGCAACAAAGAAAATGCTGAAGAGTGTGATCTCACTAGCTCAAACCTTCATTGCCATTGCCACTAGTATCCTCACTGCAGCATTCTCAGTGCGCAAAGATGTCAACTTGCACCGGCACGTCCTGATGGCCGGCGGTTGTTTCCTGGTCATTGCATATCTGTCTGCTCTCGTGCTGGTCTACTTGAAATTGTTCTTGTCAGAACACAGGCAGCTGCACATGTGGCACATCCGGTTCATCCAGCTGCTCTGCGTCACCAGCGGCGCCGCGCTGATCGCGACGAACTCCCTGCTTCTGGTCCTCATCAGCGAAGGCAATGGCTTGCTCTCGCTCAACCTGCTGCCCATACAGGGCATCGTTGGCATGCTGGCGTACCTCGCGACGCCGACGGAGGACAGCATGCGCGACGAGGTGTTCGAAGCGGGGATCAAGAGTGGCCGCAAGGTCGCTCTGTTCGCCACGGCGACGGCCTTCGCCGTGCAGGCCACCCTCGTCTTCGGCTACTTCAACAACTCCAGCTTCCGGGCGCTGGGTCACCGGTTCGACATCTCGGTGTCCTTCCTGGCGTCAGCGCTTAGCGTATTCTTGGTCGTGGCCACCTGCATGCCGCTCGGGTACAGGACCGAGGCTGCGAGGGACAAGGTGCTGTCCATCGTGAGGTACCTGAAGGACGCCGTCATCGCCATGCTTGCGGTCACCGCGGTGACTCTCGGCAAGGAGTTTCTCGGTGGCGACACCGTGCTCGCGCTCGTCCCGGAGACCACCGTAGCAGCCATGTATTACGCTGTGGCCCTGTTTTCTGACGAGAAGGCTGCCGCGCAGGACCAGCGTGACGCCGCGGAGCACAAGATGGAGATGTTGCCGACCGCCGTCGTGGCCACGTTCGGCTTCGGCATGCTGGGCGCGGCCTACGCCACGCTGCTCGGCACGGGGGAGTACGACCTGTACACGAAGGCCCTGGTGTTAACCTTGCTCGCCGCCGTCGTCTCCAGCCTGGGGCGGGTGGCGGGGCCGCTCAGCGGCTCCCGGCGTGACAAGAACGTAGCGACGTGGGTGGTGTTCCTGGGCAACATCCTCCCCATCGTGGAGATGCTGGTGGCCGTCCCGCTCGCCGCGGACGTCGTCATCAATATCCTCCCCGTCTCCTAGCACTGTCAAATGATGAACACGATGTTGTTGTATCTGTTAAGATTTTCTGACCTGTTTCTGGAGATGTCTTGTACGTATGGAGATTGGTAGCCTGCTCTACTGTAACTTTATTTTCACACACGACTTGGCATGGAAATGTAAAGTAACCTTATGAGATGTGGTCTCCTGTATTTAAGGGTTAGATGCAATTTATAGTGTGATACgtgatattttattttcttctttgttttttaCTTATGATTTTCTCTATTCATTCATACGTTTTATAGTAACTTATGTCATGTGTCATATCATAAATTGGATCCAGCTCTTAAATGCACAAGATCAGGTCTCATAGGATTATTTTTCAAAAGGAAAAAGTATCAACATTGTGCTTAAGTGGCTTAAAAAAACATTGCGCTTAACTTACGAGGTGCTGTTGTTTCAGAGCTGTACAAGAGCAGGTCTTGTTTTCAGTCTCACTTAGTATGCAAACACCTGAACCATATATTGTTACTAACATTTGGCAAACAACTCATAAATAGAAATCGTTACAGAAAGGATGCCTGCCAGAGTAAGCTAAGCAACAAATTAGATATAGTACGATAAAACTGAAGGCAACCTGTTCCACAATTGTTTTCCCTAGATACGGAATGGAGGGATTCAGTCAACTGGGTGTGGGTGATATTCACAAACTGAACCAAGATAAGCACAGCCAATCAGCCTGTTCAGTACCGAAGCAAATACATCTCAGTGGGATCATGGATCGAAACAACAGTGAGTAAGATGAAAGCAATGTTAAGCATCTCAGATGGACACCAATTTTCAGGCTCCTCACAACACCCACAACAGTGAGTAAGATGAAAGCAATGTTAAGCGTCGTCGTCGTTTCACCAGAGACAATCATAAGTGGATTGAGCAGACTTGGTGGCACCCTATGCGCCGACCGGCGCCGAGAACCCAGGGGTGAGCGGCCGGGAGAGGATTTGCACTAGAATCAGCCTGGAATAGCAGTCGGCAGGTAAcgtgtgtttcgatcttggatCTCGAATGTGCGAATGATGGGCCGGACTGATGGGCTGGAGTTTGACGATTAAGTTGTGGGCTAATGCGGGCTGGCTGAGAACGAAGAggaccttttttattttttatgtttttttaaatccgaaaattacaaatatatgtgtccggttttgaaaatttgcaaatatatatggGAGACATAGTATAGAattacaaaatttcaaaaccGATGTAtacatttgcaatttttgaatttaaaatatataaaaaacgAAGGAAGAGCCAGTTGCCTGATGCCTGCAAGATGGGATCTGAGCGGATCCCCAATTAGCATCAACGGTGGATTTGCACCTAACTTATACATGGACCATACGTGCATGCATGACCAAGCTCTAAGTATACTGACTAGGGATGATAATTTAACTCGATTATCTATTTACCTACAGGCTAAATATCCTAATAGGGTCAGATATGAGTTGTATTTGGTGTCTGTGGGTGTGTTCGTGCGTGAAAAATAGACGTGTATGGGTATGAGTAAGACATACCTATACCCGCCAAACTCATTTACCCATATAAACTCTCTGACAGGTGGGGTCAAATTCTATAAACCCTAATCCCCCAACCGACCCAATTCTTAGAGTTCTAACTCAGATAGCAGTCCACGTCGTCGTCGCCTCCCTTATCCGGTCTCCCCTGTGACCCCATCCTTGTCTCTCCCATCTCACATCACCCGTCTCCCCATCCAGCCCCTCCCCATCTTGAGCCAAGTTACCGCCAACCCCACGTTGCATCACCCTGAGCCTAGCTACCACTGCCAACCCCGCCCTGAGCTGAGCCACCATCGCAAGCCCCGCCCTGCGTCGAGCCGCCGCTGCCAACTATCAATATTTTGGATGTGGATTCGTGGGGTTGGTGGTCTGACTTGATCTGATTCGCCATGCTCCGTATTTTGGATGGGAGAAACAGGTGTGCTTGTGGCCTTCTGGTCTAGATTTGATTCTATGTTGGGCGCTGCATCGATCTATGCTAGTTGTTGTTTGCCCTTTATTGCTTGAATAGCATGTGATAGATGGAATGGTTTCTGCAGCTTCTGCATAAAAGACTAACAAGTTTAAGCTTGATTAGCTCGGTGCCAATCAAACTTCAACAACCAAGTTTCACGTCTGATCTCGACGTGTAGCTTTCATCTACCTTCGGTATGTTTTCACTTTATCAATGTTCACTTAATTGCATATGGCCGGTGGGTAAATGGATATACATGTGGACGACGGATTTGGTGTCCGCTCTTCACCCGCAGGCATTCACGGGTATATCCGTTGACAAGTAAAAACTAGTGGATACGGATATGGATGAGCACTACCCGTACCTGTCATATCCGATTATCATCCCTAATACTTACTAAAAACGCCCAAAACATTGATGAGCATCACCACGTCAGGGCATGAAAAGGATCAAGTCATGTATCAACTTCTATTCTCAACCTCATTGGAATGGTTTCCAGAAATTGTTGAGAAAGGAGGAGGATCGCAACCAATGTATGTCGTCTTTTAGATACTACATTGATGGAAATCTTTACCAAGCATGATATAAGTTCAATAATCAGGTATATGTTTTATATATTGTAAGACTCCTTTCTCGAGATCTCTTATGCctcttgtatcagtccctggattaagtaGTTGATACTATAGCACAACAATTGTGATATCGCAGTTATAAAATCGTATATAAAATATTAAGTTTATAACAGTACAAAAGGTCTTAAACCATAAGGTACATTACAACTTGGCCAATaagccaacaaaagcacaacGGAACAACAACCCAAAATCACAGACAACTAGGGTGCGAACTGACCGCTAATCTACTCCTCATGTGTGCCTTCGTCTCCCACGAAGTCgcatccatctcttcatctgaataatagcaagaatgagtacggaatgtactcaacaagtcataCTATTGCAAGgatttgatagatgcataaaggttgACTCAAGCACAAGGCTTTACAACAAGGgtttgatagatgtataaatgTTGACTCAAGCACAAgactttacagtttagtttttAAGCGTAAAACAATTTATACAAATATCCATTTATATTCTCTACTGCTAACTTTGAGACAAATTAACAAGATAACAAGGTATAACTGAGGGTTTTCGATCCTaagaggggctacacctcactccataGTCCCTATCATTGTGTCTGGTGTACCTCCGGTACTACACAGCTCCTAGCGGAccgagccagcaacctcatcatatgaacatctagtccacacacttacTCATTGAAGATACGCAGGACCCGAGGCTAACCAAGTGAGATCATTTCTTTGCATATTTATAACCGTAGACatggctattcaaatagatttacattTTGTATAGGTTGTACCATGTgcccacatgatatgctcagcctccaaccgttgcaagtggatgagcgaatcataccaagatGCTTCAATCATCTTCCCTCGCTGGACTATACTAGAGACACCCCTACCGGCGAGACCTTCATAAATAGTCTAGTTCCATGAACATCCCATGAAGCACTTGACAGACGCTTGGGTTCTCATTGCTCCCTTTGCCTCTTAGTAAAATGTCCAGCTTTGTTGGGAGATAGaaaggtcaagtcctgcccatagcAAGATGTATTGTTGCAGTGGGGTGGTTTAGCATGACGGCGTAGTGATTCTATACTTAGATGACTGGGGCTGTCAATGAATACTACACAGTTAACTCAAACCCCTAATAGCATCTTCACCAGAGGACTATTCTACTTGCCCCTgctaaaacaattttcaccATTTTTAAACACCACCCCCCATATCCCACACTATATCAAGAATTCAACAATTACCAAATATTAATggcatatgagttgaattgatatTTAGTGAAGCAACATCTCTGAAGAAATGTATTCTATAGTGACATCTCTGGAGAGATGTATTCCATCATAACATGCTAGGTATCAAGGCATCGTccgatgttaatatagataacaataggtaatcctagggtgacatggatTCAAAATAATGACATTTAATATAtgataattgtttgataggatttaatTACTGCAATCAGTTgaaatagcacaatacataacacatgtgataataaatcatgttttaagttgatcaaataGATTATTGAAACATGGGTTCAAAATTATCAAGGAGATAGAACTTACTTTCTCTGAAGTCTTCTTCTAGTCCTTGGTCGAAGTTAGGGTTCTTTGGCTCCTCTGCGAATTCCTCTGATTCTGCAAGCACGATTACGATTAATGATGgcctatactagagaagaatcaaataacaccaaatataatatcaaatgagtcctaatggatatcacactatgatagaaagtagatctcaaatttagacgAATTTAGGCGAAAGAATCGTCGGAATTTGAGTCAGAACGGAGAATTTATGACTCaagaagatttaatctaaaattaaatc
This region includes:
- the LOC133909037 gene encoding uncharacterized protein LOC133909037 isoform X2 — encoded protein: MNTMAANSQGKSTMNDPEANAPPKNETEEQLRQATKKMLKSVISLAQTFIAIATSILTAAFSVRKDVNLHRHVLMAGGCFLVIAYLSALVLVYLKLFLSEHRQLHMWHIRFIQLLCVTSGAALIATNSLLLVLISEGNGLLSLNLLPIQGIVGMLAYLATPTEDSMRDEVFEAGIKSGRKVALFATATAFAVQATLVFGYFNNSSFRALGHRFDISVSFLASALSVFLVVATCMPLGYRTEAARDKVLSIVRYLKDAVIAMLAVTAVTLGKEFLGGDTVLALVPETTVAAMYYAVALFSDEKAAAQDQRDAAEHKMEMLPTAVVATFGFGMLGAAYATLLGTGEYDLYTKALVLTLLAAVVSSLGRVAGPLSGSRRDKNVATWVVFLGNILPIVEMLVAVPLAADVVINILPVS
- the LOC133909037 gene encoding uncharacterized protein LOC133909037 isoform X1; this encodes MSDCKPCTTPIDTSSKGKSTMNDPEANAPPKNETEEQLRQATKKMLKSVISLAQTFIAIATSILTAAFSVRKDVNLHRHVLMAGGCFLVIAYLSALVLVYLKLFLSEHRQLHMWHIRFIQLLCVTSGAALIATNSLLLVLISEGNGLLSLNLLPIQGIVGMLAYLATPTEDSMRDEVFEAGIKSGRKVALFATATAFAVQATLVFGYFNNSSFRALGHRFDISVSFLASALSVFLVVATCMPLGYRTEAARDKVLSIVRYLKDAVIAMLAVTAVTLGKEFLGGDTVLALVPETTVAAMYYAVALFSDEKAAAQDQRDAAEHKMEMLPTAVVATFGFGMLGAAYATLLGTGEYDLYTKALVLTLLAAVVSSLGRVAGPLSGSRRDKNVATWVVFLGNILPIVEMLVAVPLAADVVINILPVS